The Musa acuminata AAA Group cultivar baxijiao chromosome BXJ2-2, Cavendish_Baxijiao_AAA, whole genome shotgun sequence genome contains the following window.
ATCTTCAGGATGTTGGGGACAACAAAGCAAACAGTAGCAACTGTAGTTTGTACTCTAACCACCTTATCTCATAAGTTGGTAAATATCTACTACAGTTCATAACAAGCTTCATGTTATGGAAAGGGAACACTAAAATGTTCATTTGGATTCTGTTCATAAGGTAGTATCATCCATACTGGAAGCAAACAATCATGTCAGTATGATATATCTTTAACGGCATGAGAATATTTACAGTAAAGAGGTATCATCATCTTATTTCTGCTGATACAGGCATGAGAAAGTTTTTTGTTTATGTTTCAAGCAATGGCATGAACCCTACAATAAATGGTATGAAAAGACAATGACGCTTAGTAGTTGCAATCGCAAGAAAAATTTATTGAGATATGAACAGTAGCAACATATAGGTATTATTATCTCCAGCCAATCATATACTACTTGCATTTGTTGTGGTAGTTGTTAATATTTATGCAAGACAATGATAATAACATCAATATGCCGTAACAATGCCAAAAACCCCCTAGCATGAGGGGCATCATACTGGACTGTGCATTCTGGTTGCTGCAAGCAACATATGAATAAGACGCCAAATAGCATTTGTAACGAAACCTATAGCACATCTCAAATCAAAGGTAGTGAAAATGTACAAGTGGGTACTAACATTAGATATTTTCATCTTCAACCAATCATTAAAACACTAACCATTTTCAGCATTTGTAGTGATTGTTGTCAAAATCTGAGCTACAAAAGGATAAAGGTACCAGATGTGGTGCCAATACCAGGCAACCACTAGCATGGCAGACACCACAAAGAACTGTGCATTCAGCTGGTTTCCTAACAGCATGGTATGCACTTGATATCAAAACAGCATAGCAGCGCTCAAAACCAAGGCGCTGCTTGGAAAAAAACAAGGTGCTGCATATATTCAATTCAGCTGTTTTCATGTGATGTTCTTAACAATGTTATGTTGCTACTGAAttgtttaaaatagaaaaaattaataAACATCGAAAAAAAAAAGACCTGACCAGGATTCTAACCTGTTCAATACCAAGTGATATTCCACAATTAGAAAATATTTACCCTCAGGCAACCAAAGCAAAACAGAAACAAGCACCAAAACGACACAATCAGTAACATAAGCAGATATCCAATTCTACTCCTAACAGGGCAAATAATAACCATCAATAAATTCAGAATAAATAACAGCCCTTGAAACTAAATGAAGTTGTTCAGCATGGTTGATCATGCTTATGAGAACAGGACCCAAAGTTCTCCAGACTCCAGCTGTATTTCAACTGATAATTTTGTGCACTAATGTAACACTTAAACAATCAAACATAACACAGAAAGCTGATATTATGTGGAGTGCgagagagaagagagggaagGCAGCAGCAAAGGGACTAATTGGATTTGCTGGGAGCAAAAGCAtgccaaagaaaaaaatataaataaataacaaacagTCAGTTGTAGTGACCACAAAAAGTAATTGTGATCAAGATTATTTTCAATCcttaaaaagagaagaaaactaaCCGTTTATATCAATTTCCCCCCAGTTATGGCCAGTGACAGAAAGTTGCTTCTCTTCTGGCGTTAAGCCTATATTCTTCTGTATGTAATTTGTCAAGTTGCTGACATCCTACAGcacaatattataataaaaatcaatTATCTGCAAGGTCATCACAAACTATTTAAGTGTAATAAAGAAACCAACCAGTCCACTGCAAAATCAGAAAAACTACAACTGCAATGTATCATGTACTAGCAAAGCACCAACTAGGAAAACATTGCTTTTGATCATTGACAACTACAAATAAGGTTAACATGAAAGTCATAGGCTGAAATCAGTGCATGAGCCCACCAAGCCAACAATTTACATACGAAATGGCATGTTTCCTGTACTGACTGAGTTTACAGttccaatttaccaattgatatgACACTTCTGTATAAAACTTCTTAAAAGCTAACAAGGAGCTAGTCGTAGCATAACCACAAACACAAGACGACTTGCCGAAGCCAAAATATAttaaaggaaaaataattaaaatggacAAGAAAGAATTTAAGGCCCTGAACTTTGTAAGGTTTAAGAGAACCAACACCTGTTCACGAAATCCGATGAACTTGTAAAACAATCCATCTTTAAGCCTAACCCCGAGTTGATATGCCCTGGGAACTTTCATCCAGGTAACTCGAGCAATATCTGCCTTGTCGACATCAATAATCTTTCCACCACCTTGCTTTCTCCATGCAATCCCACCTGCGTGCACCTTCAGTTGCCCAGGGTTCTGCGGTCACAACACACCAAAATACGTTCAACAGGGTTTCTTGATATAATATGCCACCACTAACAAAAACTACATGAGAACTAAAGTTtatcatattataaaaataaaaatgtgatTTTTTTACACCCATGTATAATAAGCTTTGCATTCGTATAATCTGTCAGACCAACAAAAAAGAAGTGGCAACAGCATTGCACATCAGCTGTAAGCACTAGGGGCTCACGAGCCTATTAGCCATCCAAAATGTTTCATAGACCTAAGTTGTGTATGTTTATTGATTCAATTTGTGAACTACGGATATATCAAAGCTTCTGACTGATGGGTATTAAAAGGACCTGAGCATTCTCGTTTATGTTTATAAAGTGGAAAACGGAGAAGGAAATGGGAAAATTCAGAAATATTTGTTAGGAAAGGATCAAAAAGGCCAAATAACATAAAATTCACAGGACAAGGGAGTTAAATTTCTAACAACTAAACATGAAAAACCAAATTGTCAGCtgttatttttgttttcttcttccaaCGGATGCCAGAACAGACCCAATAATGCATCATAAACAAGGGTTACCAAACGAAGAAATCAAGAACGAAAACTATGACAGAATAATAACTTGCAGAAGACATCATGGCATGTCTCGGAGCTCAAAGAGAAGCAATCTCAAGAAACAAAGTCTCCATCCGTAGTCGAGCAATCGAAACCCTAAAACCATTACCGACGCAAGAAGGTAACTCGATATCCGACTTCCGCCCAACAAAAAACACACAAGTGAAGACGCCAAAGTAAAACCCTAGCATCGAGAAAATAGAGAGTAATCATCGATACAAAACACTAAACTCCTCGGCGAAAAACCAAAATGAGAGCTCCGGAAACGAACCCCTCGAGTCTCAAGAAGGAATCACTCACGAAACGGGCCGAGATCCTAAACAAtccgaaaatcccaaaaaaaaatcgCCCAAATAAATAGAGACGAAGAGAGCGGCGAAGAAAGCAGGAAAACACAACGAGCGACTAGGGATTGTCCTTACGGTTCCACCGCGTCCTCCGAGGAGGATGTTGTTGAAGAGATGACCGTCCGTCATCGCTCTCGATCTCGGGGAGAGGCGGTCCGAGCGCTCGACCTTCCCCGATCTCTATTCCCCTCCCCTTCGCTTCGCCCGCCCTCGGTTCCCTCTCGAGGCCCCTCGCTCGACACTTGCTCCGCTGATCCGTGCATTTATCGTGGTGAGAAGATGCGAGCGCGGGGCGGTAACGATCACCGCAGGGCCCATCACGACTCCCCACGATAATCGGGCTTCGATGCGGGGCCCAAAATGGGCCCAATAAATTAGACGAGAACATGTGGGCTCGCTAGAATCGCATTGGGCTTCGACATTTAGCCCAATCAATCATATGAGATCCCAAACAATTCAAGTCAAAGTTGGAATACAGCTTTGGGTTTCGAACACAAAGCTGGAAGCTGAAATCATGTTAGTGAGATGACGAAAACGATTTGTGGGAGTACGAGTGAATTAGATGTTTCCAACCTAAGAAAAAATTCATTTATTTCTATATGAGATCGGTCTTCAATTCGGTGTCGAAGGAAAAGAATAGTTATTAACACCATGAAATGAACAGTTCGACGTGATTTGAACCTGTATGTTATGATTTCTTAAGATAAAAATATTGAACTCTCGaggtatatttatataaaaaataaaaaagagagagatttttCGATCTTATTTCTTTGACGTCCAGATTAATAATCCAAGATATATGAGTATGAAAAAAATTGATCAAAAAATTATAACCCCAACTTCATTTTATTAAATACAAACCTTTATTTTAGTCATAAatgaacataatatttttatgaaatattttatgaggaTATAGCCTCTAACCACCTCCGACAATCATCCTTTTACTTTTTACCCGTAAGGGGTAGCACATAATCATCTATCTTGGATCCTTATTCATATGAGCAGATACATAAACGATAATCTTTAAAGTATCATACGACGATATATTCATTATCATTTACTGATCTCTCATCATAAAACCAATTTATGAAAGTACAACTATTGCTCATTCATTACAAATCCTAGTATGGACAGCCGAGAAGTTGGGTATAAAGGCATCTCATTTGGGTCGCTTTCAAATTGAAATAAAGTATGCATCTTAGAAATCGAATTAAATGGATGCATGTGCTTCGATAGTTGGATCTAACGTGACGGATTCGATCTATTTAATCCAATGGTTTGTAAACGATGGATGAAACGGAGGAGAAAGAGCCGCACACATGCATACAGACATATATCAATTGCCTAAGTTTACTTTGAGGTCTTCCTTGGAAAGAAAGTACAACGCATGCATGATGGCACCAAAAGAATACATGTGCCATCCATCTTGGTTAAAGGCCTAACTTTAGGCAGATGGACCCACACGGATGGCGGCTTATGATTCGGTCAAGTCCTCCACGTTGACGATTGTGTGAAGTGGACTCGGACCCTTACAAGCTCGGACCAGATAGAGTGTAAGCGTTAGTTAGTCAAAGATAAAGACTAGTTTGTGTAGGTTTATGTGCATCTCAATTGGCATACAAAAGCATGGCTTACGTTTCCTTTTTGTTGCACGAAAGAGCTCCCTCTATCTTCAACCTTCATCTATTCAATCCTTAATGATCAATGGTCTCCTTTTCTCTGTCTTATAGATCTCCTCTTGGAAGACTATGTAACGAAAGATAAGGATCTCAATCGTCTTCAGTGGGGAGAGAAGAGAGAGGTCGGCAGCGAGTGCGCCATTGCGGTCCGTTCACTTCTGGTCTCCGCGAGAGCCGTGGCACGTGAGACGAACACGTGGGTAGGCTGTCGAAGCCGAAGGCACAGCCCCCGTCCCCGCTTCCGTCTCCTGCAGCCCGCGGCTATTCTCGCTGCTTCCCAAAAAGCTCCGAGGAACCTCAGACCTCATCTTCCCATCGCTAAGTGTTCGATCACGAATCACGTCCACCCATCTCCTTCTCCCAGCAGACACAACATTTGCCGTTGCAGAAACGGACCAGCTTTTCTTTCATGCATAGCTTTGATGCGCATCGCCGTTTTGCATGCCAACTCTGAGCTTCTTCTCTGTGTCTGATCCTTTCTGCTGCTTTTGCACGGCTTCAGTGGATCACTGAACGCTTAATCGTATCGTTAAAGATGGGATTTTTAACGCGTGACTCCATCGCTTGCCTCTGCGCCGCCGTCTTGGTTGTCTTCCTCGTCTCTCCCCCTTCGGCGGCCCAACCGCTGTCCCCATCCCAGTACAAGACGCTCCTCCGCCTCCAGCGCCTCTTGGAGTACCAGCCGCCGCTCGCCGGCTGGTCCAACGCCACCGCCTTGTGCTACCTCCccgcctccctctccctctccatctccTGCTCCGGTGGCCGCGTTACCGAACTCTCCATCGTCGGCGTCGCCGACCGGCCCCTGTCAGCCAACTTCTCCTCCGATTCCTTATTCACCACCCTCGCCAGGCTCTCCGGCCTCACCACCCTCTCCCTCGTCTCCCTCGGCCTCTGGGGGCCGCTCCCCGGCAAGGTGGACCGCTTCTCCTCGCTCCAAGTCCTCAACTTGAGCTCCAATTACTTCTCGGGGCCGATCCCACCGGCGATCTCCAACATCACCAGCCTCCAAAATCTCTGCTTGACCGGGAACTCCTTCAACGGGATGGTTCCTGACCTCAGCCCCTTGACGACTCTCACCGAACTGGACTTGTCGGGGAATCACCTCGGGCCAGAATTCCCCTATGTGAGCAGTAGCCTTGTCAGCTTACTCCTTCAAAACAACAGCTTCCAAGACCGTCTCCCGCCTCGACTCGCATCCTTCGGCCACCTCCAGAAGCTGGATTTGTCTTCCAATCATCTCCATGGATGGATTCCTGCGTTCTTGTTCTCGTTACCGTCAATGCAGTACCTCGACTTGTCTGGCAACAGGATGACGGGAGAAGTTCCGGCGAATTCGTCCTGCGGCAGCCAGCTCGCATACGTTGACATCTCAGACAATCTTTTGGTGGGAGGCCTGCCTTCATGCATCCAAGCGAATTCCTCGAACCGAGTAGTACTCAGCTCAGGGAACTGCTTGAATTTAGATGATTTCGAGCTCCAGCATCCGAATTCTTACTGCAATCAAGGCGCGATGGCCGCGATTTTGCCTTCGGCAAATAAAATCAGTGGATCCAAGAGCAAGCTGGGCCTTATACTTGGCATTGTTGGGGGAGTCGTCGCTGGTGCAGTGCTGATTGGATTACTGGTCTTCTTGCTGTTTAGGAAGATAAGAACAGAGGATGCAGAGGTCAGCACCTTTCACACACCCACTGCAGGGAAATCTCTTATGCAGGTTGCGCCAAGAAGTACAGCTGAAGCAAGTAAGAAGGATTTGTGCGATCTGTTTTCTTCCTTTGTTGCATGTTCACTGTGTTGTTGATTCAGTTTCTATTCTGATCTGATCGAAACTCGCTGATGCCAAATTTTGATCCTTTTTGAAGGGCACATGTCTCATGCAATGCGGATAGGGACTCTTGGGCTAATGCCGTATCATGTTTTCAGTATGGAGGAGCTTGAAGAAGTGACTGATAGTTTCGATTCATCAAACTTGATCGAAGATGGTCCTCGAGGACAGGTATCGATTTGAACCTGCAAAAAAATTTAGTTATTTTTGTATCAAATAATAACAAACTCAAGCTTGGAAAAATTCTCATTGTTTACCAGCCTGCTTGCTCTGATTTTGCCTTCAGAATGTATTGGTAAAAACTCTCATTTGCATCTTTTGCGGTCCAAATTTTGGTTCTTGTCCTGTTCATTTTTTTCCCTGCTGAATGAAACAACTGAGGATCAATGAAGATGACTGGTTTTTCTGTCTCCTGCAGTTAAAAACACTAAATCATAGTGCATGCTGCCATGCTTTCATTTGCAAAGATATTGTTTCTAAGGACAAGTGCCAAATATTTTGTATATCCAAAGACGAAGGACTCAGTTCCCTGATTACAAAATATTGGTAAATAAGAAATCATAACAAAATCAGACTGCGTCTACGTGAAAGATGAATAGCAGCTTTATATGCAGAACTTTCTGCAATAATATCTTTCAAAAAAGCCAAGGCAATAATAATTCATTTGGAAATCCTAGATGAAGACATCTGTTATCAATATGTGAACAATTTTAAGTCAAATAAACCTCATAATTTATGTGGATATTTTTTCACCATGATTGGACCTTAAGAAGGTTGAGTGTCTCTATTATCCATGGGATGCACTCAAATTATTTCTAGCAAAAGACCTCATAGGCAATAAAAGGCTCTCTACTAGGTAGAAACATGAACCTGATCATTTCGTATACATCATTTGCTATAAGTTTAGCTTGTAACGTTTCATTTTTAAGAGAACCCAAAGATATCTATCGCAAGGCTATTATACAGTGCTGCAATCTATTATGGAGTCTGTTTAATGGTTCCCTCTCTTAAATGATACACGCTGGTGATGGAGATGATAAATACTATATTTTTCCAGCATTCaacatttccatttcatgtttcacTTTATTTCTTGTCATAACCACctgaaaaaaatattttgctGAACTCTCTAAACCGTGAATGTGTGTATTCTCAGTCTTACAAAGGTTGGCTCCGGGATGGCTCTTGCATCGTCGTTAGATGCTTGAAATTGAAACAAAAACTTTCACGACAGAGCCTACTTCAGTATATGGAAATTGTCTCGAAGCTCAGGCACCGTCATTTAGTCAGCATTGTCGGACATTGCATTGTTAGCAGCCAGGATGGTGCTAACACTATGGATACCATCTTTCTTGTATCTGAGTACATCAATAGTGGAACTCTGAGAGATCAACTTAGTGGTAATAGCAAAGGCAAAGTTTCTCTTGATTTATATGAGGTTCATGATGAAACTAGAGGATTTCATTACTATTGTTTTATTAATGACTTGTGCAGAATGGAGAGAGCACGAAACAATGAAATGGCCGCAAAGAGTGTCAGCTGTAATTGGAGTTGCAAGGGGAATCCAATTCTTACATACTGTTGCAGTTCCTGGTATTGTTGGAAATGATCTTAACATGGATAATATATTGTTGGATCAAACTCTCACCACGAAGATTCGCAATTACAATCTTCCAACACTTCCAAATTTCAAAAACAACAGGGTAATGCATCAATGATTCCAGCTGAAGTTGTTCGATTATGTTCTGTGTTTAATTGTATCTGAGTCTCTATCTTTGATCTATCAGGTAGGCTGTGAAATCCCTTTGACTAATGCAGCCGATACAGGAGATCTTGGCAGGTAATATATCTTGTCCGAATGATTTCAACCGCAGTACATGCGAAGATTCATTTCAGCCAATATATGGTCATCTTGCTAAAATCCTAAATAGATTGAATCTAAatttttcttttctgttcttgCGGTATTCGCAGTGTGGAGAATGGTGAAAAAGAAGATATTTATCAGCTTGGGCTCATTCTTTTAGAGGTTATCACAGGGAAATCAGCAGGGTCTAAAAATGAGTTAGATTCTCTCAGGCATAAGGTAAAAATGGACTTCTCCTCTGACTTAAGTTgaacataaagaaaaggaaagaaaacgaaCGTCTAATGTATCACCCAAAAGATAATATCTGCATAGGTATCGGAAATGAGTGTTAAATTTTAATGGCATCTGCAAAAAAAAGTAATTGTTTTCTGTTAAAATGATCAGTAAATAACATGTCAACTGTGGCAACTTATCATATAGCACATGAACTACTTGTTTCAGCTTCAGAAAATTTTAGTAGAAAACCCAGCAAACCTGAAAGGACTCATGGACCCTGCAATTCGCGAAAGTTCTGCTCTCGACTCCCTAAGAACAGCAGTGGAAATATCCCTCAGTTGTACATCCAGAGATCCTAAGCAGCGCCCATCGATCGATGATGTGCTATGGAACTTGCAATACTCTGTGCAGGTCCAAGATGGCTGGACAAGCAGTGAAAGGTTAGACATCCAAATCTAGTTCCGGAACTGACTTCCTACTCTTCATTCTCCGGTGGTGATACAAAAAACTTGGTGCTATCTGAAATCACAGTGGTATGATGATTTGTATATTCACAtgagcaactttatatacaaaatAAGATTGCATTTGTACATTATGTGATCAAGTTGTTCAAATATATGAGAGCTTTGCTGAAGGTATACATTATAGCATTCTGTATCTCAAGTGCAGTTCAAAAGTGTTCTTACCATGGAGTAAGGTCACTAGAATCATTTCTTTTATATGCATTAGCAAAACAATATAATCATGAACGTGCTTTGAACAGTGGACTATAATATTCTGTCAGCTAAATGCATTTACTGAACTCAAAGATACCAGCGACAATCTTTGTAGATCATCACAGTTTGATCAGATGAAGATGGCTGTTTCTGAAAGAAGAGGATGTTCATAGCAAACATGAAGCCTTCAAAATATGCAACCTGATATTGAGTTTTCATATTTACCAAAAAAAGGTTCAGTTTTCAATGTATCATTCTAGTTCACAATGGAATTCATTTTAACATGGAAAACCACAAATATTTCGGATCCACATTTCCatgtgaagaaaaaaaaagaaaagatcgagCAGCTCCTACTTATGACTGTACACAAGTCTATATGTTGTAGTCATAATTCAGTGTGTTGGAAAGgttgtaaatgtataaataagagtTAGCAAATGTGTCCATGGAATGTATGAATCAGTCTTTGAGATGCAGATATAGCTGTAGGAGGTGATGAGGTCCAGAAGACAGACATGTTTACAAGGGCCGGAATATAAATTCAAGAAAATCCGTGGggcaagaaggaaaaaaaattccTCCTTGGAACACCATTTAAATTTGATTTATCAAGCTGCTTATTTTGGTGAAGCAGCCCTGCCAAACTCAAATTCCATTTGGTATCAATTGTTATGAGCCTATAATCACACAAATTTTAGTACATAAGGATCATTGGATCTACCAAAGAAAATAAGTAAGATAGCACTACTGCTGTCACATTGAAAGCAAATGGCATCAGGGCAAGTACATCAACAGCTATATTTTCTTGTGTCGTAAGGATCATTGGATCCACCAAGGTTAAGATGTTCTTTACCGATCAGTGGTTACCGAACAAAGATGAAAGGTTCATGCATGCCCTGCGGGAGCTAATGAGATTTAACCCAACAAAGTAAAGACAGTATCGAAGTAAAGTACGTACTTGAAGAAATCTCCGATGTTCTCTTTCAGCACACCCTCCAACAGAATCATCAGGAAATCAACCTCCGCCTGTTCGACGAAATGCCAGAACCGGCAGTTAGCCAAGGATCAGAAACCAGAAGCCGCAAGAAACGGAGCCGCAAACCTCGACCAGCCTTGGGGCGGCGCCAGTTGTCGGAGGAGAAGGCGAAGACGGTGAGCGCCCGGATTCCCCCACCGGGACGACAGGTCGACGATCTTCTCGAGGGCGCGGTACCCAGCCACATGCCCGGCCGACGCCGGCAGCCCCCTCGCCCTCGCCCAACTCGAATTCCCGTCCATTATCACCGCCACGTGCCTCGGCAGCGATCCCGCCTTCAACGGAGACGGCAAAGAAGCTTCTTACTTCCTCTGCTTCTgttgctcctcctcctctctggCCGCCGCGGCGTCCGCCGGAAGCGCGCCAACGGGGGAGGCGCTTAGTAAAGGAGAGCCGCGAGAGGTGTGGGAAGTTGAAACCAAAGAGTCGTTTGTCATATTTCTTCCTCTATTATTAAcccgaagaagaggaggaagagttgAAGAGAACTGCTTCACAGCAGACGTGAAGTAGAGAGGCGACGCCATGCTTCCTTCGATATTGCAACGTCAAGTtgattctaatatatatatatatatatattctaagaaaaaagtcaaaaatttatttatttttactatatatatatatatatatatatatatatatatatatatatatatatatatatatatatatatatatatatcttcgccCTATTATCCTTATCCTCATTTACCACTATCGAGACATTAATAAAGCTTTGTCATTATCATCATTGATAGTGATCGAGGAAAGAAGATAACTATATTGAGTTGTCCCCTCTCCTCTCCTGTGTAGCCTATTGTGCTAAGTGTTATCCATACTTTGTCATTATCATCAATAGTACTA
Protein-coding sequences here:
- the LOC103976588 gene encoding probable LRR receptor-like serine/threonine-protein kinase At1g14390; protein product: MGFLTRDSIACLCAAVLVVFLVSPPSAAQPLSPSQYKTLLRLQRLLEYQPPLAGWSNATALCYLPASLSLSISCSGGRVTELSIVGVADRPLSANFSSDSLFTTLARLSGLTTLSLVSLGLWGPLPGKVDRFSSLQVLNLSSNYFSGPIPPAISNITSLQNLCLTGNSFNGMVPDLSPLTTLTELDLSGNHLGPEFPYVSSSLVSLLLQNNSFQDRLPPRLASFGHLQKLDLSSNHLHGWIPAFLFSLPSMQYLDLSGNRMTGEVPANSSCGSQLAYVDISDNLLVGGLPSCIQANSSNRVVLSSGNCLNLDDFELQHPNSYCNQGAMAAILPSANKISGSKSKLGLILGIVGGVVAGAVLIGLLVFLLFRKIRTEDAEVSTFHTPTAGKSLMQVAPRSTAEARHMSHAMRIGTLGLMPYHVFSMEELEEVTDSFDSSNLIEDGPRGQSYKGWLRDGSCIVVRCLKLKQKLSRQSLLQYMEIVSKLRHRHLVSIVGHCIVSSQDGANTMDTIFLVSEYINSGTLRDQLSEWREHETMKWPQRVSAVIGVARGIQFLHTVAVPGIVGNDLNMDNILLDQTLTTKIRNYNLPTLPNFKNNRVGCEIPLTNAADTGDLGSVENGEKEDIYQLGLILLEVITGKSAGSKNELDSLRHKLQKILVENPANLKGLMDPAIRESSALDSLRTAVEISLSCTSRDPKQRPSIDDVLWNLQYSVQVQDGWTSSERLDIQI